In Thermosipho africanus Ob7, the genomic stretch AATTTGTGTTTTTCAAATTCTTCTTTGTATTTTTTGGCAATTTTAATTCTATTTTCAGTCCATGAATTTAGATATTTAAATTTAACATTTAAAATTGCAGCCTGAATTTCATCTAATCTTGAATTAAAACCTATTTCTTCATGAAAATATTTCTTTTTTGCACCATGTACTCTAAGCATTTTTGCCTTTTCATATATTTTTTCATCGTCTGTTACGATCATTCCCCCGTCGCCATATGCCCCTAAATTTTTAGTTGGAAAGAATGAAAAAATAGCAGCATCTCCAATGCTTCCGCTTTTTTTGACTTGACCATTTAAAATCCCTTCTGAGCCTATTGATTGAGCACAATCCTCAAGAATTTTTATGCCATACTTTTCTTTTAAATAATATAGCCCTTCAAGATCAACAGTCTGTCCAAAAAGATGAACAGGGATTATACCAAATACCTTTTCCTTTTTTAGTATCTCTTCAACCTGATTTAGATCAATGTTATAGGTTTCACTGTCAACATCTACAAATATAGGGATACCACCATTTCTAACAATTGCCGAAGCTGTAGCAAAAAATGTATATGGAGTTGTTATTACTTTATCACCTTTTTTAATTCCCATTGCTTTTAATGCAATAACAAGTGCATCGCTTCCATTTGCAACACCTATTCCAAATTTAACACCAATAAAATTTGCAATATTTTGTTCTAATCTTTCAACTTCTTGTCCTAGAATTACCCTTCCATTTGAAAGAACATTATCAATTGCTTCGATTATTTCTGATTTGATTTTTGAATATTGTCTTGTAATATCAAATAAAGGTATCATCTTTTCCCCTCCCACTTGCAGTATTTTGAAATTGGGCATATTTTACAATTTGGAGATACAGGTTTACATACTTTTTTTCCAAATTCCACCATAGAACCATTGATAGGCCCCCAAAGATTTTTAGGAAGTATTTCCATGAGTTTGAATTCAGTTTCTTCTGGAGTTTTTGTATTTACCCACCCAAGTCTGTTTGAAATCCTATGAACGTGAGTGTCAACTGCTAATGCTGGTTTTGAAAAAGAAACGTATAAAACTATATTTGCTGTTTTTCTACCAACACCTGGGAGTTTTAAGAGTTCTTCTAAACTATCTGGTACTATTCCAGAGTATTTTTCAACTATTATTTTTGAAATTTCTATGATTCTTTTTGCTTTTTGCCTGTATAAACCTGCTGGTTTTATTAATTCATATATATCTTCTTCTTTTGCTTTTGAAAGTTCAAGCGGTGTTTTATATTTATTAAAAAGATTTTCAGCGGCAATTTCGGTATTTTCATCTTTGCTTCTTTGACTTAGAACTGTTGTTATTAAAACTTTAAAGGGATCTTTTTCTTTATGATCCCTTGGAAAATTCTCAATTATTAACTTTGCAACTTTTTCAATTTCCATATTTTTCCTCCAATAACTTTCTTGCAACCTTTTCGTCATTTTTCATTTGCTCAATTAAAGCATCGATACTATCAAATGTTGTTTCTTCCCTCAAATATTCAAGGAGTTCAACTCTAATTTCTTTGCCGTATAAGTCTTCGTTAAAATCAAGAATGTAAACTTCGTATTTAACGCTTTTTGTTTTTTCAACAGTTGGCCTTAGTCCGATATTCATTAATCCAAAATGTAATTTTGGTGTATAAACTTTACATAGATAAACTCCAAATTTTGGAGTAATTAACTCTTTGGATCTTCTAATATTTGCTGTTGGAAAGCCTAATTTGCGTCCAAGTTGTTTGTCTTTGTATACTTTTCCATAAATAGGGTAATTTCTTCCAAGAAGGTAATTTACCTTTTGAATGTTGCCTTCTTTCAATAGCTTTCTTATTAAAGTACTACTTACTCTCTTACCATCTATTATTAGATCATCGATCACCTTAAGATTAATATTTTTTTCCTTTGAAAGATTTTCAAGTAACTTTATATCTCCTGCAGCATTTTTTCCAAATCTAAAGTCTTGACCAACTACTATTGCTTTGGTGCCTTTTGAAATAAAATCAAAAAAATCGTAAGGTGAAAGATCTTTAATCTCGTGAAGATTTAATGTATAAACGTTGCCGTACATTTCAAGTAGGGTAATTCTATCTTCAAGTGAAATTAAGAGACCATCGAAATTTCCTGTATAATATTCCATTGGAAAAACTATTGTATATATTTCAGGAGATGCATTATATTTCTTTGAAAGATTTTTTAGAGAGTTTAGAATTTCTTGATGGCCTTTATGTACTCCATCAAATACACCCACCGTTACTATGCGCATATAACCACCTCAAATTGATTATACCATTCTCATTTTACACGATAATATAATAATTATTACACTTTCTTTAGTTTTGTAAATTTTCAGAATTTCCTTTTTTCTTAAAAATTTTCCTTATTAATTTGAAAGTATAGTATACAATAACTGCGAAAGCAACACCAAATGTAATGCCTGATAGGTCAATAATTACATCGTTTAATGAGGAACCACGATTGTAATACTGCTGGGTATATTCATCTAAAACTGCTATAAGATTTGGAAAGGTTATAGCAAGTAGGATCGAAAAAATATTTTTAATAAGCAGATGAAAACCAAAAAAGCTGATAAAACCTAGTATAAAATATAGGCCAAAATGTGCGGTTTTTCTTACTAACATTTCCGCAGGAACGTATTGGGTTTTGAACCATAATTTCTTTATAAGTATTTCCACCTTTTTAAACAATGTGGTATCTGAAAAGTCTATTATCTGATCTATTTTTCTTAATATCTTTGTGACAAAAGATGATTGTTGCGATGAATAAAGAGGATTACGTGAGGAAAAATAAAATATTAGTAAGATCCAAAGTATGATTATTATGAAAATAAAGATTGCTTTTTTCTTCATTTATTATCACCGTCATATTTAAAAAGTTCTAATTTGAAAATTATAAAGATTGAAAATAAGACAGAGATAAATAAAGAAATATATGGATTAAAAAGAAAATAAAATCCATTTAGTGAAAAGAACAAATATATTATTAGAAAAACAAATACAGCTTTTCTCCTATCTTTTACCTTTTCAAACACTTTATTAAAAAT encodes the following:
- a CDS encoding DegT/DnrJ/EryC1/StrS family aminotransferase, coding for MIPLFDITRQYSKIKSEIIEAIDNVLSNGRVILGQEVERLEQNIANFIGVKFGIGVANGSDALVIALKAMGIKKGDKVITTPYTFFATASAIVRNGGIPIFVDVDSETYNIDLNQVEEILKKEKVFGIIPVHLFGQTVDLEGLYYLKEKYGIKILEDCAQSIGSEGILNGQVKKSGSIGDAAIFSFFPTKNLGAYGDGGMIVTDDEKIYEKAKMLRVHGAKKKYFHEEIGFNSRLDEIQAAILNVKFKYLNSWTENRIKIAKKYKEEFEKHKLEVIYPKILNKPYKYHVFHQYVVKFKSNKIREKVREYLSENKVGTSLYYPVPLHLQKCFAYLGYKEGNLPVSEELSKTTLALPIFPELEEKEIEIIVQKIKEAIEEVE
- the nth gene encoding endonuclease III; translation: MEIEKVAKLIIENFPRDHKEKDPFKVLITTVLSQRSKDENTEIAAENLFNKYKTPLELSKAKEEDIYELIKPAGLYRQKAKRIIEISKIIVEKYSGIVPDSLEELLKLPGVGRKTANIVLYVSFSKPALAVDTHVHRISNRLGWVNTKTPEETEFKLMEILPKNLWGPINGSMVEFGKKVCKPVSPNCKICPISKYCKWEGKR
- a CDS encoding bifunctional riboflavin kinase/FAD synthetase, with protein sequence MRIVTVGVFDGVHKGHQEILNSLKNLSKKYNASPEIYTIVFPMEYYTGNFDGLLISLEDRITLLEMYGNVYTLNLHEIKDLSPYDFFDFISKGTKAIVVGQDFRFGKNAAGDIKLLENLSKEKNINLKVIDDLIIDGKRVSSTLIRKLLKEGNIQKVNYLLGRNYPIYGKVYKDKQLGRKLGFPTANIRRSKELITPKFGVYLCKVYTPKLHFGLMNIGLRPTVEKTKSVKYEVYILDFNEDLYGKEIRVELLEYLREETTFDSIDALIEQMKNDEKVARKLLEEKYGN
- a CDS encoding VanZ family protein → MKKKAIFIFIIIILWILLIFYFSSRNPLYSSQQSSFVTKILRKIDQIIDFSDTTLFKKVEILIKKLWFKTQYVPAEMLVRKTAHFGLYFILGFISFFGFHLLIKNIFSILLAITFPNLIAVLDEYTQQYYNRGSSLNDVIIDLSGITFGVAFAVIVYYTFKLIRKIFKKKGNSENLQN